One Salarias fasciatus chromosome 9, fSalaFa1.1, whole genome shotgun sequence DNA segment encodes these proteins:
- the pigm gene encoding GPI alpha-1,4-mannosyltransferase I, catalytic subunit produces MERLVSGLADRRVLFVSSLVLRLVLVLYGDYQDRTMEVKYTDIDYHVFTDAARFITQGESPYNRSTYRYTPLLAWILTPNVYLSMMFGKILFVLCDVLSGVIIWGSLCLRGLRSETASWISALWLLNPLPMGVSSRGNAESILAALVLGTLYCIEAQHLLWAAMLYGLSVHMKIYPITYALPIALALRTRQMTAEKDPGSCWWKKLIDFIRSFVNRELLLFACVAGGLFTALTALFYYMYGWQFLHETYLYHVTRRDIRHNFSPYFYMLYLTADSRWSQWLGLAAFLPQVVLLLVASWAFHPDLSFACFLNTAIFVSFNKVCTSQYFLWYLCLLPLVIPQLSLSVKQGLGLLLLWFTGQGIWLLPAYFLEFEGYNTFVLIWLAGLLFLLINSFVLIQIIAHYKPAGRAPRLKAE; encoded by the exons ATGGAGAGGCTGGTGTCTGGACTCGCAGACAGACGCGTCCTCTTCGTGTCTTCGCTCGTGCTGcggctggtcctggtcctctatGGAGACTACCAGGACAGGACCATGGAGGTCAAGTACACCGACATCGACTATCATGTGTTCACGGACGCTGCGAGGTTCATCACACAG GGTGAGTCTCCATACAACAGGTCGACCTATCGCTACACCCCTCTTCTGGCCTGGATTCTCACGCCCAACGTCTACCTCAGCATGATGTTTGGCAAGATCCTGTTTGTGTTATGTGACGTGCTCTCAGGAGTGATCATCTGGGGAAGCCTCTGCCTGCGAGGTCTCCGCTCTGAG ACTGCGAGCTGGATATCTGCTCTGTGGCTTCTCAACCCACTGCCGATGGGAGTATCCAGCCGAGGAAACGCAGAGTCCATCCTGGCAGCTCTGGTCCTTGGGACATTGTACTGTATAGAAG CCCAGCATCTTTTGTGGGCAGCCATGCTTTATGGACTTTCAGTTCACATGAAGATCTACCCCATCACATATGCTTTGCCCATTGCTCTGGCTTTGCGCACAAGACAAATGACGGCAGAAAAGGACCCAGGCAGTTGTTGGTGGAAGAAACTTATTGACTTCATTCGAAGTTTTGTCAAcagagagctgctcctcttTGCATGTGTGGCTGGAGGACTTTTTACTGCACTCACCGCACTCTTCTACTACAT GTACGGTTGGCAGTTTCTTCACGAGACTTATTTGTATCATGTGACCAGAAGAGACATCAGACACAACTTCTCGCCATACTTTTATATGCTCTACCTCACTGCAG ACAGCAGGTGGAGCCAGTGGCTGGGACTGGCAGCCTTCCTGCCTCAggtcgtcctgctgctggtggcttCCTGGGCCTTCCACCCCGACCTCTCCTTCGCCTGTTTCCTCAACACGGCCATCTTCGTCTCTTTCAACAAAGTCTGCACGTCGCAG tACTTCCTGTGGTACCTCTGCCTGCTCCCTCTCGTCATCCCTCAGCTGAGTCTGTCAGTGAAACAGGGCTTAGGACTGCTGCTCCTTTGGTTCACCGGACAG GGTATCTGGTTGCTCCCGGCCTACTTCCTGGAGTTTGAAGGCTACAACACCTTTGTGTTGATCTGGCTGGCAGGTCTGCTCTTCCTGCTGATCAACAGCTTCGTTTTGATCCAGATTATAGCCCATTACAAACCAGCAGGACGAGCACCGAGACTGAAGGCTGAGTGA